The genomic interval GGGCGCGGGCGGCCATCATGGGCTCGACGCCCTTCGCGTCCGGGCGGCGTTCGCGCTGGGCGCGCAGCCGGGCGCGGATGGACAGCGCCGTGGCCAGCAGGACGACGGCGATCAGCGCGAGGACGATGGGCGCGAAGAGCGGGACGCTCGGCAGCGTGCCCAGGGAGTCCCAGAGGCGGGCGGCGCCCCAGGAGAGGACTCCGGCGGCGGCGAAGAGGCCGGCCAGGACTCCGAGCCGTAGTTGCTTCACCCCGTGAGCCGCCCTTCGCCGCCTGTGTCCGTCGTGTCCTTCGTGCTGTGCTCTGTGAGCCTAACGACTACTCGGGCAGCCGGAGTTCCAGGTCGGCCCGGGGGAGCACGCCGTCGCGCCCGACACCGGTCAGCAGATCGGCGACCGGGCCCGCGCCGGGCAGCTGGGCCTCGGGATCCACGTCGTGCCAGGGGGCGAGGACGAAGGCGCGCTCACGGGCCCGGGGGTGGGGGAGGGTGAGCACGGGGTCGTCCGAGACGACATCCGCGTACGAGACGATGTCGACGTCGATGGTGCGCGGCCCCCAGCGCTCCTCGCGGACCCGTTCGAAGGCTTCCTCGATGGCCTGGCCGCGCTCCAGGAGCGAGGACGGGGGCAGCGTCGTCTTCACGACGATCACCGCGTTGAAGTACGAGGGCTGGGAGCCCGGGTCGACGCCCCAGGGCTCCGTCTCGTAGACCGGCGAGACCGCCTTGACCCGGAGGCCGGGCGTGTCCTCCAGGGCGTCGATGGCGCCCTGGAGCGTCTCCAGGCGGTTGCCCAGGTTGGCGCCGAGCGAGAGCACGGCCAGTTTGGGGTTGGAGAGGGTGATGTCCGCCGCGTCCACCTGCTCGACCACGGAGGCGGGCACCGGCTGTACGGTCGGGTCGCTCTGCCCTTCGGTGGAAAATGCAGTCATGCTCGGCTCCGGGTGATGGTGATGGTGACGTCGTCGAACGGGACGGTGATGGGCGCGTCCGGCTTGTGCACCACGACCTCCACCTCCTCGACGCCGTCGTGCTTGAGGCACTGCTGGGCGATGCGCTCGGCGAGCGTCTCGATCAGGTCGACCGGCTCGCCCTGGACCACGGCGACGACCTCCTCCGCGACCACGCCGTAGTGCACGGTCTTCGTCAGGTCGTCGGTGGCTGCCGCGGGGCGGGTGTCGAGGCCGAGCACCAGGTCCACGATGAACGTCTGTCCCTCTTCCCGTTCCCGGGGGAAGACGCCATGGTGCCCGCGGGCCTTGAGGCCGCGCAGCGCGACACGATCCACGCGAATCACTCCTGCTGTCGTTGGTCCGGGGGCACGGGCCGCGTGCGGGCGGCCGGGTGCCCGATTTCGAATCTACCTGCGAGCACCGACACCCCTCCCCCGCGGGGGCCGGGCCTGCGGGCGCGGAGCAGATAGCCGCTGATACCCCGATGCGACCGGGTCCAATCACCCGGGACCGGCTTTCCTGCCCGAAAGAGGGCCGGGCCGGCTCAGGACGTGGGGTCTTCGTCCTCTTCCTCACCGGTTTCGGCCAGTACGGGCGAACCGTGGTGCGACCAGAGCTTCCAGCCGTCCGGAGTGCGGCGGAACACATTCGTGGCGACGACGAGCTGCCCGACGAGCGGGCCGAGCGAGGCGCCCTCCTCGGCGGGGCCGCCGCTGAGGATGTTCTCGGTGCAGGTCACCAGCGCGGTGTCGGCGGTCATGGAGACGCCGACGTCGGTCAGGAAGAACTGGATGTACTCGGTGTTCGCCATGATCAGCGCGTAGCTGCGCAGCACCTCGCGCCGCCCGCTGAGCACCGGCCAGCCGGGGTGGACGCAGGAGACCGTCAGCTCCTCGTCCGGCAGCCAGGCGGCCGTCAGCGCGTCCAGGTCGCCGCGCTCCACCGCCTCGTAGTACGCGGTGTTGGCCTGCTCGACGGCCGCGATGTCGGCGGCGGCGTCGGCGTGCTCGTCGCCCGCGCCGGTCACCTCGTCGCCCGGCCCGGTCGCCTCGTCGCCCCGCCCGGTCACGCGGCTCCCTCGATGGCGCGGGCCACCCGGACGGCGTCGGCGGTGGCCCTTACCTCGTGGACGCGGACCGCCCAGGCGCCGGCCCGGGCGGCGAGGGCGGAGACGGCGGCGGTGGCGGCGTCGCGCTCGCGGGCGGGCGGCGGGGCGGCGCCCTCGCGGGCCAGCACATGGCCCAGGAACCGCTTGCGGGACGCGGCGACCAGCAGGGGGCGGCCGAGGGCGTGCAGGGCGTCGAGCCCGGCCAGCAGCGCCAGGTCGTGCGGGGCGTCCTTGGCGAAGCCGAGCCCGGGGTCGATCACGAGGCGTTCCGGGGCGATGCCGCCGGCCACCACCGCGTCCATCCGGGCGCGCAGCTCGTCGGTGACCTCGCCGATCACGTCCCCGTAGACCGCCCGGCTGTTCATCGACTCGCTGAAGCCGCGCCAGTGCATGACGACGAACGGGGCGCCGGCGGCGGCGACCACGGGGACCATGTCCGGGTCCGCCTGGCCGCCGCTGACGTCGTTGACGAGGACCGCGCCGGCGGCGACCGCCTGCTCGGCGACGCGGGCGCGCATGGTGTCGACGGAGACCGTCACGCCCTCGGAGACCAGGCCCCGGACGACCGGGATCACCCGGCGCAGCTCCTCGGACTCGTCCACCCGGCTGGCGCCGGGGCGGGTGGACTCGCCGCCGACGTCCACGAGGTCGGCGCCCTCGGCGACCAGGTCGAGGCCGTGCTTGACGGCCCTCGTGGTGTCGAACCAGCGGCCCCCGTCGGAGAAGGAGTCGGGGGTCACGTTGACGACACCCATGACCGCGCAGCGGTCCCACTCCGGCAGACCCTGGACCGTCCCACGCAACGTACTCATACGACCAGCCTAGGCCCGTACGGCGAGGCGCTACGCCGTGCGGGCGTCCTGCTCGCCCGCCTGGGACCGTGCGTGGGCGCACGGGCGGCGGGGAGCGAACCGGAGCGGGCGGGGGAGCGCGAGGTGGACGAAACCCTCGGCCTGCATCGCGGCGAAGGAGATGCGGGGCAGGTCGCGGGCGGTGCGGTAGACCACGAAGCGGGGTTCCCAGCGCGGCCGGAACTTGGCGTTGAACTTGTACAGCGACTCGATCTGGAACCAGCGCGAAAGGAAGATCAGCAGTCCGCGCCAGACCCGCAGGACGGGCCCCGCGCCCAGCTTCTCGCCCCGGGCGAGCGCGGAGCGGAACATCGCGAAGTTCAGCGAGACCCGGCTGATGCCGAGCCGGGGCGCGGCCTGGAGGGACGCGACGATCAGCAGCTCGTTCATGCCGGGGTCGGCGGAGCGGTCGCGGCGCATGAGGTCGAGGGACATGCCGTCGCTGCCCCAGGGGACGAAGTGGAGCACGGCCTTGAGGTCGCCGTACGGGGAGTCCGCGCTCTGCTCGTCCGTTTTGTGGGCGGTGGCGATGAAGCAGTCGCGGTCGGCGGCGTCGCCGATCCGGCCGAGCGCCATGGAGAAGCCGCGTTCGGTGTCGGTGCCGCGCCAGTCGGCGGCGGCCTGGCGGATGCGGGCGAGTTCGGCCTCGCCGATGTCGGCGACGCGCCGGACGCGGGTCTCGTAGCCGCCCCGCTCAATGCGCTTCACCATCTGGCGTACGTTGCGCATCGCGCGCCCGGCGAGGGAGAAATCCGCGACGTCCACCACCGCCTCGTCGCCCAGCTCCAGGGCGGTGAGTCCGGTCTCGCGGGTCCAGACCTCGCCGCCCGTCTCGCCGCACCCCATGACGGCGGGGGCCCAGGAGTGCGCCCGGGCCTCGTCCATGAAGCGTTCGATGGCGCCGGGCCACGCCTCCACGTCGCCGATCGGGTCGCCGCTGGCGAGCATCACGCCGGAGACCACGCGGTAGCAGACGGCGGCCTTGCCGCTGGGCGAGAAGACGACGGCCTTGTCGCGGCGGAGCGCGAAGTGGCCGAGCGAGTCGCGCCCGCCGTGCCGCTCCAGCAGGGCGCGCAGCCGGGCCTCGTCGTCCTCGGTGAGCCGGGCGGCCGGGTGCTCGGGGCGGAAGGCCAGGTAGATGGTGGTGACCGCGGTCAGCAGGCCGAGGGCGCCGAGCGAGTAGGCGACGGTCCAGGAGGTGTCCCCGGCGTAGTCGACGGGCCCCTCGAAGCCGACCAGGCCGTACAGCACGTGCTGGAGGCGGTCGGCGATGCTGGGGCTGCCGACCATGCGGCGGGGGTGGGCGCTGACGATGACCAGGCCGAGCCCGAGCGAACCGGCGCCGAGCAGCACGAAGTTGGCCAGCGCCCGCCACCGGCTGCGCGGGTCGGGCAGGGCCGCGAACTCGCTCCGGTGGCGTACCAGCAGATAGCACAGCGTCAGCGAGACCAGGGCGCCGAGGATCGAGTGCCGGTAGCTGAACTGGGCCAGCGCGCCGGCCGGGAGCAGTATGACGGCGGCCCGCCAGGCGCGGCGCTTGTGCCGTTTGAGGCCGTGGGCCAGGAGCAGCAGCAGGACCCCGGCGCTGAGCGAGAGCGCGGCCGCGAACGGGCCGAGGGCTCCGGGAAGGACCTCGGCCAGACTGTGCATGCGGCTGTGCCGGAAGCGCGGGAACACCCCGGCGGCGACGTCGATCAGTCCGACGGCGGTGCACGCGGTGCCGACGAGCGCGGGCACGGCTTCCGGCCGGGGGCCGCGCACGAACGTACGTGCGCGAACCGGAACCGATCCTGATTTATCCCCATCTAGCGTGACAGACATCGCTTCCCGTGGTTTCCGCGAGAGATTCTTCCTGGAGTCCGGCGGCCGGAGCCCTGCGGACGATGTGCGACTTCTAGGACGATCCTTCCGGGCCGCGGGTTCACCCGCTGCCCGGAAATTTCCTGACAGAAAGTTCACCGGTCATGGGCCTTACGGGCAAGCCACTGCTGATCCTCGCGATCGCGCTGGCCGTCGTGCTGTTCACCGTCACCGTCTGGTGCTGGCCGAGGCTCGCCCGGCGCAGTGCGCCCGCCGTGCTCGGCCGGGTGGGGATGCTGCTCGCGACCCAGGTGGCGGTGTTCGCCACGGTCGGCCTGCTGGCCAACAACAGCTTCCTCTTCTACGGCTCCTGGGCCGATCTGTTCGGCCGCAAGCAGGAGCTGGGCGTGGTCACCGACCATGCCTCCGGGACGCTGGCCGCGAAGAACATCGTGCGGGTGGGCTCGCAGCGGCCGGACGTGCCGGGCGGAGCGCTGCCGAGGGTGGGCGGCCGGATCGACAAGGTCGTGATCGCGGGGAAGCGCTCGGGCATCGAGAGTTCGGCGTACGTCTATCTGCCGCCGGAGTACTTCCAGCCGGCGTTCGCCCGGCGGAAGTTCCCGGCGGTGGTGGTGCTGACCGGCTATCCGGGCACCTCGGAGAACCTGATCAAGGGGCTGCGCTATCCGCGCACGGCACACGAACGAGTGAAGGCCGGACGGGCGCAGCCGATGGTCCTGGTGATGCTGCGTCCGACCGTCGCGCCGCCCCGGGACACCGAGTGCGTGGACATAAAGGGCGGACCCAGGACGGAGACGTTCTTCGCGGACGACGTGCCCCGGGCGGTGTCGGCCGGTTACCGGGTGGGCAAGCGGGCCCGGAACTGGGGCATCATCGGCAACTCGACGGGCGGCTACTGCGCGTTGAAGATCGGGCTGCACCACCCGGGCCGGTACGCCGCGAGCGCGGGGCTCTCCGCGTATTACAAGGCGGCCGAGGACCCGACGACGGGCGACCTCTTCCACGGTGACGAGGCGGCGCGGCGCCGGGCGGACCTGCTCTGGACGCTGGACAACCGGCCGCAGCCGGACTCCTCGTTCCTGGTGACGTCCTCGCGCCACGGCGAGGCGAACTACGCGGACACGCGGAAGTTCGTGGCCAAGGTGAAGCAGCCCGCGCAGGTCTCCTCGATCGTGCTGGACAGCGGCGGGCACAACTTCAACACCTGGCGCCGGGAGATCCCGGCGGCGCTGGAGTGGCTGAGCAGCCGGCTGAGCGAGAGCTGAGCGCGCCCTTTCGGAGCCCCGCCGCGCCGCCTCCTCAGATTCCCGCCGCGCCCGCCACGCTCTCGACCTCGACCTCCGCGCGCGGGACCGAGCGGCCGTCCGCCCCGACCGAGCGGCGCAGCGCCTCGTGCAGCCGGGCCGGGGTGAGCACGCCCAGGAAGCGGCCCTCGCCCGCCTCGTCGATGACGGCGATCCAGCCGGCGTCGTGCTGGAGCATGGTGGCGAATGCCTGTTTGAGCGGGGCGCCGAGGGGAAGCCACGCCTCCATGCGGCGGGCGTGGTCGCGGACGGTGCCCTTGGCGCCGGTGCGCGTGTCGTCGGCGGCGATCCAGCCGTGCAGGTGCTCGTCGCCGTCCAGGACGACGGCCCAGCGGGCGCCCTCGGCGCGGAGGCGTTCGGTCGCGGTGGAGAGCGGGTCGTCCAGGTGGACGACGGGCGGGCGGTCGAGGTCGCTCTCCTCGACGGGGGTGACCGAGAGCCGCTTGAGGCCCCGGTCGGCGCCCACGAAGTCGGCGACATAGGCGTTGGCGGGGGCGCCGAGCACGGTCGCGGGGGTGTCGAACTGCTCGATCGAGCCCTGCCCGTAGACGGCGATGCGGTCGCCGAGGCGGACCGCTTCCTCGATGTCGTGCGTGACGAACAGCACGGTTTTGCGGACCTGTTCCTGAAGCTTCAGGAATTCGTTCTGAAGGTGCTCGCGGACCACCGGGTCGACCGCGCCGAAGGGCTCGTCCATCAGCAGGACCGGCGGGTCGGCGGCCAGGGCGCGGGCCACCCCGACGCGTTGGCGCTGACCGCCGGAGAGCTGTTCCGGATAGCGGTCGCCATAAACGGAAGGGTCGAGTCCGACAAGGTCGAGGAGTTCGGCGGCGCGGGCGCGCCCCTTTTGGCGTTTCCAGCCGAGGAGATGGGGAACGGTGGCGGTGTTCTCCAGGACCGTCTTGTGCGGGAAGAGGCCCACTTGCTGGATCACATAGCCGATGCGGCGGCGCAGTTGGACGGGGTCGATGGCGGATATGTCGTCCCCGTCGAGGAATATCCGGCCCTCGGTCGGTTCGATCAGCCGGTTCACCATCTTCATGGTGGTCGTCTTGCCGCATCCCGACGGTCCGACGAGCGTGACCAGTTCACCCTCGGCGACCTCGAAGGAAAGGCCGTCGACGGCGGTGGTGCCGTCCGCATACCGCTTGGTGACCTGCTCGAAACGGATCATGGTTCCCCATTGTCGCGGGTGTTCTGTGAAGGACATGTTGCTGGAACACAACAGCTCCGGCGATTGTCAGTGGTCGAGGATAGGCTCGCCGGACATCAGTACGAGAAGGCGAACGGGAGGTGGGGGGACGGATGGCCGGACAGAACTGCCTGGTGACGAACGACTGGATCTGCGGGGAGTACCTCCGTTCCCGGAGCCAGGAGTTGACGGACGCCACCGTCCAGCACATCTGGATCACCGCCGTCTCGGTCGCGATCGGTGTGGCCGTCGCCTTCCCGCTGGCGCTCCTCGCACGCAGGGGCCGCGGATTCGCCGGACCGGTCCTCGGGCTGACGACGGTGCTCTACACCGTGCCCTCGCTCGCGATGTTCTCGCTGCTGCTGCCCTTCTTCGGGCTCTCCGCCGCCCTGGTGGTGACCGGGCTCGTGCTGTATTCGCTGACCATCCTCGTACGCAACATCCTGGCGGGCCTGGAAGCGGTGCCCGAGGAGGCGAAGGAGGCCGCGCACGGCATGGGCTACGGGCCGCTCCGCCTGCTGTGGGAGGTGGAGCTGCCGCTCGCGCTGCCCGCGCTGATGGCGGGGATACGGATCGCCACGGTGTCCACGATCGCGCTGACCACGGTCGGTTCCATCGTCGGCCGGGGCGGCCTGGGCAATCTCATCGAGGACGCGCTGCCGAGCTTCTTCAAGGCCCAGGTGCTGGCCGCCTCGGTGCTCTGCGTGCTGCTCGCGGTCGTGGCGGACCTGTTCCTGCTCGGGGTGCAGCGGCTGCTGACGCCCTGGACGCGCATACGTGTGGCCGCGCCCGGCCCGGCGAAGGCGGAGGCGGTCTGACATGGGAGTTCTCGGGGACGCCTGGACCTGGCTCACCACCGGTGCCAACTGGTCCGGGGAGAGCGGGGCCGCCCACCGGCTGAGCGAGCACCTGTACGTCAGCGGTGTCGCGCTCGCCCTGGCCTGCGCCATCGCCCTGCCCCTCGCGCTGTACCTGGGCCACATCAGGAAGGGCGGCGCCCTCGCGGTCAACCTGGCGAACGTGGGGCGCGCGGTGCCCGTCTTCGCGGTGCTGGCCCTCTTCATGGTCTCGCCCCTGCGCAACGCGGGGTACATACCGACGATCATCGCCCTGGTGCTGTTCGCCGTGCCGCCGCTGCTGACCAACGCCTACGTGGGGATGACCGAGGTGGACCGCTCGGTGGCGGAGGCGGCGCGCGGGATGGGGATGTCGGGCGGCCAGCTCTTCCTGCGCGTCGAGCTGCCCCTCGCGTACCCGCTGATCATGACCGGGCTGCGGTCGGCCGCCGTCCAGGTCGTGGCCACGGCGACCATCGCGGCCATGGTCGGCCAGGGCGGCCTCGGCCGGATCATCACCGCCGGTTTCAACACGTACGACACCGCGCAGGTGGTGGCGGGGGCCCTGCTGGTCGCCGTGCTCGCCCTGCTGGTGGAAGCGGTCCTGGTGGCCGTCGACCGCCTGCTCTCCCCGCTGCGCCGCCGTCGGCCGGCCTGAGCGCCCCGACCCGTCACACCCGTAACGCATGTCGCACATCCACCACTTGTCGCATACGGCCTCGCCGCCGTGGACGGAGAAGATCATGAGCAGGACCTCACGCACGGCCGGCGCCGTCATCGGCATCCTCGCGCTGGCGGGCTCGCTCGCCGCGTGCGGCGGGGACAGCCTGGAGAAGGACAAGGGCGCCCCGTCCGGCGGCCAGGACTCCGGCAAGAAGGGCTCGCTGGTCGTCGGCGCCGCCGCCTTCACCGAGTCCAAGGTGCTCGCCGAGCTGTACGCGCAGATCCTCGGGGACGCCGGATACAGCACCTCGGTCACCACCGTGAAGAACCGCGAACTGTACGAACCCTCCCTGGAGAAGGGCGAGATCGACGTCGTTCCGGAATACGCGGCGACGATCGCGGAATTCCTCAACGCGAAGGTGAACGGGGCGAAGGCCGCCGAGTCGAAGCCGGTCGCCTCGGGCGACACCGCGGCCACCGTCGCCGCCCTGAAGAAGCTCGCCGAGCCGCGCGGACTGAAGATCCTCCCGGCGGGGAAGGCCGTCGACCAGAACGCGTTCGCGGTGACCAAGGAATTCGCCGACAAGCACAAGCTGAAGACACTTTCCGATCTCGGCGCCGCGAAGATCGGCGTCAAGGTCGCGGCGGGCGACGAGTGCGAGGTGCGGCCCTTCTGCGCACCCGGCCTCAAGAAGACGTACGGCATCGACGTCACCGGAATCGACCCCAAGGGCGTCGGCACCCCGCAGTCCAAGCAGGCGGTGAAGGACGGCAAGGACCAACTCGTCCTGACCACCACCACCGACGCCGTGCTCGACACCTACGACCTGGTGTTCCTGGACGACGACAAGAAGCTCCAGAACGCGGACAACGTCCTGCCCGTCCTGAACGCGAAGGACGCGGGCGACCAGGAGATAGCCGACGCGCTCGGCAAGCTCACCGGCGCACTCACCACCGAGGACCTCGCACAACTGAACCGCAAGGTCGACGCGGAGCGCGCCAAGCCGGCCGATGTGGCCCGCGAATATCTCCAGTCGAAGGGACTGATCAAGAAGTAACGCAGGCGCCCGGAGAACGGGCAGCGGGAGCCGTCGGGTAACTTGCCGGGCACAGATTGCCGGGCGGCTCCCCAAGTACGCCGCGCACACGGTAAATTTCGGGCCATGCCCCGTGGACGCCATCGCCATTCGCCACCACTGCACAGAATCCTTCCGCCTTCGGCAGTCGCCGGAGCGTCGGTCGCCTGTGCCGCGGGAGCCTGGCTGCTGACCGAACCCATGGTCCTGCGCGCACTGGTCGCGGCCGCCGCGGCGGCCGCCGTCACCGGCGCTGTCCTCATGCGCGGCTGGGACCGCGAGGCGGGCCGTCGCGTCGCGGAGCTGACCCGCGCCCGCGCGAGCGACGAGTGGCGCGCCGAGGAGCGCGCGGCGGAGCTCGAAGCGGATCTGGAGGAGGCGCGGGAGATCCGCGCCCGCCTGGAGACGAAGCTGCGCCGCAAGCGCGTCGAGCTGGCCGGCCTCCGGGGCGAACACGCCGCGCTGCTGCGGCGGTACGCCAACGCGGAGACCGAGCGCGCCAGCGTCCTGGAGAGCCGGCGGCAGCTCGCGATCGAGGCGTCCGCGCCCGCCCGCGCCCTGCCCCCGGCCCGGTCGACGCCCACCCCGGACTCCTACGCCCGCGCCGCCCAGGCGCTGGCCGACCTCCCGCGCAACGCGGCGCTCCAGCAGGCCCGTCGCATCGCCGAGGAGGCGACCCGGCAGCGGGACGCGGAGCGCGCCCGGGAGGCGGCGGAGCCGCGTGCCGCGCTGCCCGCCGCCCGGCCCGCCGCCCAGCCGCCCGCCCCGCGCCCGGTCCCGGCCGCCAGCGCGGTCGTCCCGTACACGGCGTCCCGCCGCCACCCGGTGCCGCAGGGCAGCTTCGACTTCTTCGGCACGCAGAAGGCCGCGCCCGCCGCGGCCGAGCGCGCCGCCATAGAGTCCGTGCAGAACGAGGACCTGGCCGACGTGGTCGGCGAGGAGGTCCTCGCCGCGCACCGCCCTGACGCGCCGGGGGACCGCGCCGTGGGCAAGGTCATCGACCTCACCGCGCACGACGAGACGGAGCAGCTGGACGTCGCGGAGCTGCGCAGCGCCATCTCGTAACGCGGTGGCGCGCGTCGGCGCCTACTTGTCGATGTCGCCGACGACGAAGAACAGCGAGCCCAGGATGGCGACCATGTCGGCGACCAGCGTGCCCGGCAGCAGTTCGGTGAGCGCCTGGATGTTGTTGAACGAAGCGGAGCGCAGCTTCAGCCGGTACGGGGTCTTCTCGCCCTTGGACACCAGGTAGTAGCCGTTGACGCCGAGCGGATTCTCGGTCCAGGCGTACGTGTGGCCCTCGGGGCCTTGAGGACCTTCGGCAGCCGCTGGTTGACGGGGCCGGGCGCGAGGTCCGCCATCCGGTCCAGGCAGGCGTCGGCGAGGTCCAGGGCGTTGTGCGTCTGCTCCAGCAGGCATTCGAACCGGGCCAGGCAGTCGCCCTCGGTCCGGGTGACGACCTTCAGCGTCCGGGTCAGTTCCCCGTACGCGAGATACGGCTCGTCGCGCCGCAGGTCGAAGTCGACGCCCGAGGCGCGGGCGATCGGCCCGGACACCCCGTACGCGTGGACCGCGTCGGCCGACAGCGCGCCGACGCCCCGGGTGCGGGCCCGGAAGATCTCGTTGCCGAGGACCAGCCCGTCGTACACGTCCATCCGGGAGCGCACCGAGGCGACGGCGTCCCGGGCGCGGCCGAGCCAGCCCGCCGGCAGGTCCTCCTTGAGGCCGCCGACCCGGTTGAACATGTAGTGCATGCGGCCGCCTGAGACCTCCTCCATCACCGCCTGAAGCTCCTCGCGCTCCCGGAACGCGTGGAACACGGGGGTGATCCCGCCGAGTTCCAGCGGGTACGAGCCGAGGAACATCAGGTGGTTGAGGACCCGGTTCAGCTCGGCGAGCAGGGTGCGGGTCCAGACCGCGCGCTCCGGGACCTCCATGCCGAGCATCCGCTCCACGGCCATCACGACGCCCAGCTCGTTCGAGAACGCGGAGAGCCAGTCGTGGCGGTTGGCGAGCATGATGATCTGGCGGTAGTCGCGGGCCTCGAACAGCTTCTCCGCGCCGCGGTGCATGTAGCCGACGACCGGTTCGGCGCGCTGGATGCGCTCGCCGTCCAGGACGATGCGGAGGCGGAGCACGCCGTGGGTGGAGGGGTGCTGGGGGCCGATGTTGAGCACCATGTCGGTGCGTTCGGCTGCGCCGCCGATGCCGATGGTCGTCTCCGTCATGGGGTCAGTATCGCGTGCCGCGCCGTTGCTCGGGGCTCCGCCCCGGGACCCCGCTCCTCAATCGCCGGAGGGGCTGGATTGTGCGGAGGGGCCTACTGCGTGTTCCAGCCAGCCGAAGTCGCCCAGGCCGCCCCTGGCCGTCAGTTCCGCTGCCTCGCCTGCCGTCGAGAGGGCACGGAGGTACGCCGTCGGGTCGGTCGACGCCAGGGTCAGGGGTGGGCGTTCGCCCGTGATGCCCAGGGCTGCCAGGGCCTCGCGTTGGGTACGCAGGTGAGCCGGCGGTCCCGCCGTCGCCGCGCACGCGTCCAGGGCGACGTGCGCCGTCAGGTCGCAGCTCCCGTCCGGCACCGGACGGACCTCGCGGCCCGCGCGGAAGCCGGTGAGCGTGCCGAAGGGCGGGCGTTCCCCGCGTACGTGCGCGTAATCCACCGCCACCGCGAGCCCCGCGGACAGGGAGGACACCGCCGCCGCCCACGCCTCGTCGCGCGGGCGGCCGATCTCCGCCCGGCTGCCCGGGCCCGCCGACGGCCACCAGCGGCGCAGCCACTCCGCGTCCGCCCCGGTCACCGGAGCGCCCAGCCGCTCCGCGCCGTCGGAGGCGCGGACCTCGACGTACCGTTCGACGCCCTCGGCGTCGGTCTCCGCGACGGGGAGCGGCACGTTG from Streptomyces drozdowiczii carries:
- a CDS encoding alpha/beta hydrolase, with amino-acid sequence MGLTGKPLLILAIALAVVLFTVTVWCWPRLARRSAPAVLGRVGMLLATQVAVFATVGLLANNSFLFYGSWADLFGRKQELGVVTDHASGTLAAKNIVRVGSQRPDVPGGALPRVGGRIDKVVIAGKRSGIESSAYVYLPPEYFQPAFARRKFPAVVVLTGYPGTSENLIKGLRYPRTAHERVKAGRAQPMVLVMLRPTVAPPRDTECVDIKGGPRTETFFADDVPRAVSAGYRVGKRARNWGIIGNSTGGYCALKIGLHHPGRYAASAGLSAYYKAAEDPTTGDLFHGDEAARRRADLLWTLDNRPQPDSSFLVTSSRHGEANYADTRKFVAKVKQPAQVSSIVLDSGGHNFNTWRREIPAALEWLSSRLSES
- a CDS encoding DUF3180 domain-containing protein gives rise to the protein MKQLRLGVLAGLFAAAGVLSWGAARLWDSLGTLPSVPLFAPIVLALIAVVLLATALSIRARLRAQRERRPDAKGVEPMMAARALVFAQASALVVALVSGMYGGTAVFLLGSLDNPPRRDQAIYAAFAVLAGLAVIAAALFLEHVCKLPDDKDDNKPDAAAA
- a CDS encoding betaine/proline/choline family ABC transporter ATP-binding protein (Members of the family are the ATP-binding subunit of ABC transporters for substrates such as betaine, L-proline or other amino acids, choline, carnitine, etc. The substrate specificity is best determined from the substrate-binding subunit, rather than this subunit, as it interacts with the permease subunit and not with substrate directly.) produces the protein MIRFEQVTKRYADGTTAVDGLSFEVAEGELVTLVGPSGCGKTTTMKMVNRLIEPTEGRIFLDGDDISAIDPVQLRRRIGYVIQQVGLFPHKTVLENTATVPHLLGWKRQKGRARAAELLDLVGLDPSVYGDRYPEQLSGGQRQRVGVARALAADPPVLLMDEPFGAVDPVVREHLQNEFLKLQEQVRKTVLFVTHDIEEAVRLGDRIAVYGQGSIEQFDTPATVLGAPANAYVADFVGADRGLKRLSVTPVEESDLDRPPVVHLDDPLSTATERLRAEGARWAVVLDGDEHLHGWIAADDTRTGAKGTVRDHARRMEAWLPLGAPLKQAFATMLQHDAGWIAVIDEAGEGRFLGVLTPARLHEALRRSVGADGRSVPRAEVEVESVAGAAGI
- the folP gene encoding dihydropteroate synthase; the encoded protein is MGVVNVTPDSFSDGGRWFDTTRAVKHGLDLVAEGADLVDVGGESTRPGASRVDESEELRRVIPVVRGLVSEGVTVSVDTMRARVAEQAVAAGAVLVNDVSGGQADPDMVPVVAAAGAPFVVMHWRGFSESMNSRAVYGDVIGEVTDELRARMDAVVAGGIAPERLVIDPGLGFAKDAPHDLALLAGLDALHALGRPLLVAASRKRFLGHVLAREGAAPPPARERDAATAAVSALAARAGAWAVRVHEVRATADAVRVARAIEGAA
- a CDS encoding nuclear transport factor 2 family protein, whose amino-acid sequence is MTGRGDEATGPGDEVTGAGDEHADAAADIAAVEQANTAYYEAVERGDLDALTAAWLPDEELTVSCVHPGWPVLSGRREVLRSYALIMANTEYIQFFLTDVGVSMTADTALVTCTENILSGGPAEEGASLGPLVGQLVVATNVFRRTPDGWKLWSHHGSPVLAETGEEEDEDPTS
- the folB gene encoding dihydroneopterin aldolase encodes the protein MDRVALRGLKARGHHGVFPREREEGQTFIVDLVLGLDTRPAAATDDLTKTVHYGVVAEEVVAVVQGEPVDLIETLAERIAQQCLKHDGVEEVEVVVHKPDAPITVPFDDVTITITRSRA
- the folK gene encoding 2-amino-4-hydroxy-6-hydroxymethyldihydropteridine diphosphokinase, with amino-acid sequence MTAFSTEGQSDPTVQPVPASVVEQVDAADITLSNPKLAVLSLGANLGNRLETLQGAIDALEDTPGLRVKAVSPVYETEPWGVDPGSQPSYFNAVIVVKTTLPPSSLLERGQAIEEAFERVREERWGPRTIDVDIVSYADVVSDDPVLTLPHPRARERAFVLAPWHDVDPEAQLPGAGPVADLLTGVGRDGVLPRADLELRLPE
- a CDS encoding phosphatidylglycerol lysyltransferase domain-containing protein, whose amino-acid sequence is MSVTLDGDKSGSVPVRARTFVRGPRPEAVPALVGTACTAVGLIDVAAGVFPRFRHSRMHSLAEVLPGALGPFAAALSLSAGVLLLLLAHGLKRHKRRAWRAAVILLPAGALAQFSYRHSILGALVSLTLCYLLVRHRSEFAALPDPRSRWRALANFVLLGAGSLGLGLVIVSAHPRRMVGSPSIADRLQHVLYGLVGFEGPVDYAGDTSWTVAYSLGALGLLTAVTTIYLAFRPEHPAARLTEDDEARLRALLERHGGRDSLGHFALRRDKAVVFSPSGKAAVCYRVVSGVMLASGDPIGDVEAWPGAIERFMDEARAHSWAPAVMGCGETGGEVWTRETGLTALELGDEAVVDVADFSLAGRAMRNVRQMVKRIERGGYETRVRRVADIGEAELARIRQAAADWRGTDTERGFSMALGRIGDAADRDCFIATAHKTDEQSADSPYGDLKAVLHFVPWGSDGMSLDLMRRDRSADPGMNELLIVASLQAAPRLGISRVSLNFAMFRSALARGEKLGAGPVLRVWRGLLIFLSRWFQIESLYKFNAKFRPRWEPRFVVYRTARDLPRISFAAMQAEGFVHLALPRPLRFAPRRPCAHARSQAGEQDARTA